DNA from Bradyrhizobium japonicum USDA 6:
GGCGACAGCATGCAGATGGTGGTGCCGAAATATCTGGAGCAGTCGATCGCGACGCTGACCCAGGAGCAGGAGAAGTTCCGGAAGCAGATCGCCAACACGCTCTCCGGCACTCCTTTTGCGCCGTTGGAAGAGCAGGTCCGCCGCAACATGGAGCTGTTCCAGCAGACCTTCTCGATGTTCAAGCCGTTTGCCCCCAACGCGGGCCGTCCGGCGACCAGCCCCGAACCGGAGCCCGACGCAAGCGCTGCGGCGCCGACGGACAGCAGCAACATCGACGATCTGCGTCAGCAGATGAAGGACATGCAGGAGCGCCTCGAGCGGATGT
Protein-coding regions in this window:
- the phaR gene encoding polyhydroxyalkanoate synthesis repressor PhaR: MAKSDQPTTIKKYANRRLYNTGTSTYVTLEDLAAMVKDGEDFLVYDAKTGDDITRSVLAQIIFEQENKAGQNLLPTTFLHQLIRFYGDSMQMVVPKYLEQSIATLTQEQEKFRKQIANTLSGTPFAPLEEQVRRNMELFQQTFSMFKPFAPNAGRPATSPEPEPDASAAAPTDSSNIDDLRQQMKDMQERLERMSKKDE